One stretch of Argiope bruennichi chromosome 3, qqArgBrue1.1, whole genome shotgun sequence DNA includes these proteins:
- the LOC129962567 gene encoding 15-hydroxyprostaglandin dehydrogenase [NAD(+)]-like yields the protein MTDSPVAIVTGGAHGIGATICIELLKNGYRVCVADIQKSKAEEFANEQRKIFGEENVTAIQCDVREESYYEKVFEETLKHFKRVDVLVNNAGIILPTDLQEYIQVNLLGSLYGCHAALKYMGKSKGGNGGAVINTAPIEDVGPIPELPGYIAIKHDLVNLTRSFGLPFYYEKDEVLFASLCPYVDAKTIKAINKACKLELDSSSGSDKLSPEYAAKGVLKLLEDKINGSTLLVVPNGYHYYEPID from the exons ATGACCGATTCTCCAGTTGCCATTGTTACTGGGGGTGCTCATGGCATTGGAGCCACTATTTGCATAGAACTGTTGAAAAATGGATATCGA GTTTGTGTAGCtgatattcaaaaatcaaaagcCGAAGAGTTTGCGAACGAGCAGCGAAAAATTTTCGGAGAAGAAAATGTTACAGCTATACAATGTGATGTAAGAGAAGAATCTTATTACGAAA aagtttttgaagaaactttgaaacattttaagagAGTCGATGTCCTAGTAAACAATGCTGGAATTATATTGCCAACGGACCTTCAGGAGTACATTCAAGTTAATTTG ttaggATCTCTATATGGATGCCATGCAGCTTTGAAATACATGGGAAAAAGTAAAGGAGGCAATGGAGGTGCGGTTATCAACACCGCTCCTATAGAAG ATGTTGGACCGATTCCTGAATTACCTGGTTACATAGCCATTAAACATGATCTAGTAAATCTGACTCGTAGCTTTGGG CTtccattttattatgaaaaggaTGAAGTCTTGTTTGCTTCTTTATGTCCTTATGTTGATGCAAAGAcgataaaagcaataaataaagctTGTAAACTCGAATTGGACTCTTCCAGTGGCTCTGATAAGTTGAG TCCTGAATATGCAGCAAAAggagtgttaaaacttttagaagacaaaataaatgGCTCCACGTTGCTTGTTGTTCCTAATGGATATCACTACTACGAACCTATCGATTAA